Proteins encoded in a region of the Variovorax sp. PAMC 28711 genome:
- the dcd gene encoding dCTP deaminase, protein MSIKSDKWIRRMAEQTGMIEPFEPRQVRESDGHKIISYGTSSYGYDIRCAPEFKVFTNIHSTVVDPKNFDEKSFVDMHGDFCIIPPNSFALARTVEYFRIPRNVLTICLGKSTYARCGIIVNVTPFEPEWEGYVTLEFSNTTPLPAKIYAGEGCAQVLFFESDKDDVCEVSYKDRGGKYQGQQGVTLPRA, encoded by the coding sequence ATGAGCATTAAAAGTGACAAGTGGATCCGGCGCATGGCCGAGCAGACCGGCATGATCGAGCCGTTCGAGCCGCGCCAGGTGCGCGAAAGCGATGGTCACAAGATCATCAGCTACGGGACTTCGAGCTACGGCTACGACATCCGCTGTGCGCCTGAATTCAAGGTGTTCACCAACATCCACAGCACGGTGGTCGACCCGAAGAACTTCGACGAGAAAAGTTTCGTCGACATGCACGGTGACTTCTGCATCATTCCGCCCAACAGCTTCGCGCTGGCACGCACCGTCGAGTACTTCCGTATTCCGCGCAACGTGCTGACGATTTGCCTCGGCAAGAGCACGTATGCCCGCTGCGGGATCATCGTCAATGTGACCCCGTTCGAGCCTGAATGGGAAGGCTACGTGACGCTCGAGTTCAGCAACACGACGCCGCTGCCCGCCAAAATCTACGCGGGCGAGGGCTGCGCACAGGTGCTTTTCTTCGAAAGCGACAAGGACGATGTCTGCGAGGTTAGCTACAAGGACCGCGGCGGCAAGTACCAGGGCCAGCAAGGTGTGACGCTGCCGAGGGCCTGA
- the guaD gene encoding guanine deaminase, translating into MKKAYRAALLRFDPEGRALYDEDGLLVVGPDTEGRQRVIDAGSHAAVAPHHVDVAVTDLPGRILAPGFIDMHIHFPQTDIIGAPSEGLLPWLENYTFPAESRFADPAHSAEVAEVFFDELMRNGVTTSLTFATSHPASVTAFFESAQKRQLRMITGKVLQDRHSPDGVRDNTEQSLVDTETLIRRWHNVDRLGYAITPRFAPTSTDAQLQGAGELAAKYSDTWIHSHVAENKDEVAWARELFPQARSYLDVYTGFGLMRERAVYAHCIHFDDADRQLMRETKTASAVSPTSNLFLGSGFFDFEGADRVDYRYGLASDVGGGTSFSPFATMLAAYYVGREGQTKPGVSIAPSQLWWRHTGGAARALGLEGVVGNLQPGCEADFVVIDPKATPLLARKTALATNLEELLFAMIVLGDDRLIERAVISQALPN; encoded by the coding sequence ATGAAAAAAGCCTACCGCGCCGCATTGCTCCGCTTCGACCCCGAGGGTCGAGCGCTCTACGACGAAGACGGCCTGCTGGTGGTCGGGCCCGATACCGAAGGCCGCCAGCGGGTCATTGATGCCGGCAGCCATGCCGCCGTGGCGCCGCACCACGTCGACGTGGCGGTCACCGATCTGCCCGGCCGCATCCTCGCGCCTGGCTTCATCGACATGCACATCCACTTTCCGCAGACCGACATCATCGGCGCGCCGTCGGAAGGCCTTCTGCCCTGGCTCGAGAACTACACCTTTCCGGCCGAGAGCCGCTTCGCCGATCCAGCGCATTCGGCGGAGGTGGCCGAGGTGTTTTTCGACGAACTGATGCGCAACGGCGTGACCACGTCGCTCACTTTTGCGACCTCGCATCCGGCGTCTGTCACCGCGTTTTTCGAGAGTGCGCAAAAACGGCAGCTGCGGATGATCACGGGCAAGGTGCTGCAGGACCGTCATTCGCCGGACGGCGTGCGCGACAACACCGAGCAGAGCCTGGTCGACACCGAAACCCTGATCCGCCGCTGGCACAACGTCGATCGGCTTGGCTACGCGATCACGCCGCGCTTCGCCCCCACCAGCACCGACGCGCAATTGCAGGGTGCCGGCGAGCTGGCGGCGAAGTATTCCGATACCTGGATTCACTCGCACGTCGCCGAGAACAAGGACGAGGTGGCGTGGGCGCGCGAGCTGTTCCCCCAGGCGCGCTCGTACCTCGACGTTTACACCGGCTTCGGTCTGATGCGGGAGCGCGCCGTCTACGCGCATTGCATCCACTTCGACGACGCCGACCGCCAGCTCATGCGCGAGACGAAAACGGCGTCGGCCGTCAGCCCGACCAGCAACCTGTTCCTGGGCAGCGGCTTCTTCGACTTTGAGGGCGCGGACCGCGTCGACTACCGCTACGGGCTGGCGAGCGATGTGGGCGGCGGCACCAGCTTCAGCCCCTTCGCGACCATGCTCGCCGCCTACTACGTGGGCCGCGAAGGCCAGACCAAGCCGGGTGTCAGCATCGCGCCGTCGCAGCTCTGGTGGCGCCACACGGGCGGCGCCGCGCGCGCGCTGGGGCTTGAAGGCGTCGTCGGCAATCTCCAGCCGGGCTGCGAAGCCGACTTCGTCGTGATCGACCCGAAGGCCACGCCGCTGCTCGCGCGCAAGACGGCGCTGGCGACGAACCTCGAAGAACTGCTGTTCGCAATGATCGTGCTCGGCGACGACCGGCTGATCGAGCGCGCCGTGATTTCGCAGGCGCTGCCGAACTGA
- a CDS encoding acyl-CoA synthetase → MRPVAPPFTASFPIRSLADVRRLEATPLEEAVTVRSTYEIFRNSAAAYGAQTALTFLRDADPETPPIRWTYAQLLAGIHQTANLLHALGVGPQDAVAVLLPGCLDYHLALWGGEAAGIVQPLNPLLTDEKLVSLMNAAGAKVLIAYGSDAESGMWSKAMRLRTQVPTLVKVLRVAPHDEPADAAIDWPEGTADFAALRATQPDGRLVSGRDIGPDDIAAYFHTGGTTGAPKLARHSHRAQVFTAWACVKLQQLTNTDVTINGYPLFHVAGVLPAALAAMSAGVETIMPTTSQLRNKAVVANYWRLVEKFRPTSLSAVPTILAALANVPLAGADISSIKYCRTGAAVLAPELAARFERLFGLHVHESLGMTEMAGISTVTPPGVNGPAGCVGFPLPYAQMKIVALDEQGGASDRELPPGEHGMVLFKSPNVFSGFLDSADTAKAFTPDGWLATGDIGWVDGEGRLHLTGRSKDLIIRSGHNIDPKTIEDALGAHPAIQLSAAVGAPDAYAGELPVVFATLVPGASVDEAELLAFASARVDEAPARPKWVTVIEHMPMTNVGKIYKPELRALAAAQVARALVATACTEAGLAQAAWPHVQSDEHQGVTVRFGGAVEPALAQKLAQALASLPVKTRVLGAE, encoded by the coding sequence ATGCGCCCCGTGGCCCCGCCTTTCACCGCTTCCTTCCCGATTCGCTCCCTCGCTGACGTTCGTCGCCTCGAAGCCACGCCGCTCGAAGAAGCGGTCACCGTCCGCAGCACCTACGAGATTTTCCGCAACTCCGCTGCGGCCTATGGTGCGCAAACCGCACTGACGTTCCTGCGCGACGCCGACCCCGAAACCCCGCCGATCCGCTGGACCTACGCGCAGCTGCTGGCCGGCATCCACCAGACGGCCAACCTGCTGCACGCGCTCGGCGTCGGCCCGCAAGACGCGGTCGCCGTGCTGCTGCCCGGATGCCTCGACTACCACCTCGCGCTCTGGGGTGGCGAGGCGGCCGGCATCGTGCAGCCGCTCAATCCGCTGCTGACCGACGAGAAGCTCGTGTCGTTGATGAATGCGGCCGGCGCCAAGGTGTTGATCGCCTACGGATCGGATGCCGAATCCGGCATGTGGTCCAAGGCGATGCGTTTGCGCACGCAGGTGCCGACGCTCGTGAAGGTGCTGCGCGTCGCGCCGCACGACGAGCCGGCCGATGCCGCGATCGACTGGCCCGAAGGCACCGCCGACTTCGCCGCGTTGCGCGCGACGCAGCCCGACGGTCGGCTCGTGAGCGGGCGCGACATCGGCCCCGACGACATCGCCGCGTACTTCCACACCGGCGGCACCACGGGCGCGCCGAAGCTGGCGCGCCACAGCCACCGTGCGCAGGTGTTCACCGCGTGGGCCTGCGTCAAGCTGCAGCAGCTGACGAACACGGACGTGACCATCAACGGCTACCCGCTGTTCCACGTGGCCGGCGTGCTGCCCGCCGCGCTCGCCGCCATGTCGGCCGGTGTCGAAACCATCATGCCGACCACGTCGCAGCTGCGGAACAAGGCGGTGGTCGCGAACTACTGGCGCCTGGTCGAGAAGTTCCGGCCGACGTCCCTGTCGGCCGTGCCGACCATCCTCGCCGCGCTGGCCAACGTGCCGCTGGCCGGCGCCGACATTTCGTCGATCAAGTACTGCCGCACGGGTGCCGCGGTGTTGGCGCCGGAACTCGCTGCGCGCTTCGAACGTCTGTTCGGCCTGCACGTGCACGAGAGCCTGGGCATGACCGAGATGGCCGGCATCTCGACCGTCACCCCGCCCGGCGTGAACGGGCCGGCCGGCTGCGTCGGTTTTCCGTTGCCCTATGCGCAGATGAAGATCGTGGCGCTGGACGAGCAGGGCGGTGCGAGCGACCGCGAACTGCCGCCCGGCGAGCACGGCATGGTGCTGTTCAAGTCGCCGAATGTGTTTTCCGGCTTCCTCGATTCCGCCGACACTGCCAAGGCCTTCACGCCGGATGGCTGGCTGGCGACCGGCGACATCGGCTGGGTTGACGGCGAGGGGCGGCTCCACCTCACGGGCCGCTCGAAAGACCTCATCATTCGCAGCGGCCACAACATCGATCCGAAGACGATCGAAGACGCGCTCGGCGCGCACCCCGCGATTCAGCTCAGTGCGGCCGTCGGCGCGCCTGACGCCTATGCGGGCGAGTTGCCGGTGGTGTTTGCCACGCTGGTGCCCGGCGCCTCGGTCGACGAGGCCGAATTGCTGGCCTTCGCATCGGCGCGCGTCGACGAGGCGCCGGCCCGACCGAAGTGGGTGACGGTGATCGAGCACATGCCGATGACCAACGTCGGCAAGATCTACAAGCCGGAGCTTCGCGCGCTGGCCGCCGCGCAGGTGGCGCGTGCGCTGGTCGCCACGGCGTGCACCGAGGCGGGCCTCGCGCAGGCTGCGTGGCCGCACGTGCAGAGCGACGAGCACCAGGGCGTCACGGTGCGTTTCGGCGGGGCGGTCGAGCCCGCGCTGGCGCAGAAACTGGCGCAGGCATTGGCATCGCTGCCGGTCAAGACACGCGTGCTCGGCGCGGAGTAG
- a CDS encoding adenosine deaminase produces MPKAELHMHIEGSLEPELIFALARRNSVEIPYADVEALRRAYAFTNLQSFLDIYYAGASVLLTEQDFYDMAWAYLERAAADNVWRTEMFFDPQTHTERGVDMRTVIDGLHRACVDAEVKLGVSAALIMCFLRHLSEQKAFETLEQALPYRDKFIGVGLDSGEVGNPPERFERVFARCRELGLHLVAHAGEEGPPAYVWSALDVLKVERVDHGVQSAKDPALMKRLAQDRIPLTVCPLSNLKLCVFPDLGQHNLGALLDAGLVATVNSDDPAYFGGYMNENFVQTFAATGLTAQQAWQLAANSFEGSFIEAAAKARYIDRLNETFAQFE; encoded by the coding sequence ATGCCCAAGGCCGAGTTGCACATGCACATCGAAGGATCGCTCGAGCCCGAGCTGATCTTCGCGCTGGCCCGGCGCAACAGCGTCGAGATTCCCTACGCCGACGTCGAGGCCCTGCGACGCGCCTACGCGTTCACCAACCTGCAGAGTTTTCTCGACATTTATTACGCGGGCGCGAGCGTGCTGCTGACCGAGCAGGACTTCTACGACATGGCGTGGGCCTACCTCGAACGTGCCGCGGCCGACAACGTGTGGCGCACCGAAATGTTCTTCGATCCGCAAACGCACACCGAACGCGGCGTCGACATGCGGACCGTGATCGACGGACTGCACCGTGCCTGCGTCGACGCCGAGGTGAAGCTGGGCGTGAGCGCGGCGCTGATCATGTGTTTCCTGCGTCACCTCAGTGAACAAAAGGCGTTCGAGACACTGGAGCAGGCGCTGCCGTACCGCGACAAGTTCATCGGCGTCGGCCTCGACTCGGGCGAGGTCGGCAATCCGCCGGAGCGCTTCGAGCGCGTGTTCGCGCGCTGTCGCGAACTGGGCCTGCACCTCGTCGCGCACGCGGGGGAGGAGGGCCCGCCCGCCTACGTGTGGAGCGCGCTCGATGTGTTGAAGGTCGAGCGCGTGGACCATGGCGTTCAGAGCGCGAAAGACCCGGCGCTCATGAAGCGGCTGGCGCAGGACCGCATTCCCCTCACCGTGTGCCCGCTCTCGAATCTCAAGCTCTGCGTGTTCCCGGATCTGGGTCAGCACAACCTCGGCGCGCTGCTCGATGCCGGCCTGGTGGCCACCGTGAACTCCGACGATCCCGCCTACTTCGGCGGCTACATGAACGAGAACTTCGTGCAGACCTTCGCCGCCACGGGCCTCACTGCGCAGCAGGCCTGGCAGCTCGCTGCCAACAGCTTCGAGGGCAGCTTCATCGAAGCCGCCGCCAAGGCGCGCTACATCGACCGGCTCAACGAGACGTTCGCCCAATTCGAATAA
- a CDS encoding YidB family protein, producing MFDTLIKEVATRFGLGNEKSQSLVQLLLAYITSKDTGGLPGFVDKLMSAGLGERMQSWVGGASASPAGAQAVSTDQIQQVFGGPSGLLRMFSSRLGVDSQTGSSVLSFLLPAVIGKLTPQGNVPATIPLEISQFIGGTKDLFSRGASAGAAAVSGTVHAAAQAGRSTGSGFMRWLPWLLIAIAALLLLGYCSKMNPTANKAVEAVKQVGDAAGDAAKSGAAAVTDAAKTVVDAIPTGAGALAAMIDGVPSLKVYFDTGKTELSTEFPERAKTLVDYLKANGDTKAVISGFTDTTGDPVLNDALSKKRAEAVADALKSAGVAEANIVLEKPAAASTTGNTDAELRRVEVVLRK from the coding sequence ATGTTCGACACATTGATCAAGGAAGTCGCCACCCGCTTCGGGCTCGGCAACGAAAAATCGCAGTCGCTGGTGCAACTGCTTCTCGCGTACATCACGTCCAAAGACACGGGCGGCCTGCCCGGCTTCGTGGACAAGCTCATGTCCGCCGGCCTCGGCGAACGCATGCAATCCTGGGTCGGTGGCGCAAGCGCTTCGCCGGCCGGCGCACAAGCCGTTTCCACGGACCAGATCCAGCAAGTGTTCGGCGGCCCCTCAGGCCTGTTGCGCATGTTCAGCTCCAGGCTCGGCGTCGACAGCCAGACCGGCTCGTCGGTGCTGTCGTTCCTGTTGCCTGCGGTGATCGGCAAGCTCACGCCACAAGGCAATGTCCCGGCAACGATCCCGCTTGAAATCTCGCAGTTCATCGGCGGCACCAAGGACCTGTTCTCCCGAGGCGCGAGCGCAGGCGCGGCAGCCGTGAGCGGCACGGTCCATGCAGCCGCACAGGCTGGCCGCTCGACCGGCTCGGGCTTCATGCGCTGGCTGCCGTGGTTGCTGATCGCCATCGCGGCGCTTCTGTTGCTCGGCTACTGCAGCAAGATGAACCCGACCGCCAACAAGGCCGTCGAAGCGGTCAAGCAAGTGGGCGATGCCGCCGGCGACGCGGCGAAGAGCGGCGCCGCGGCCGTCACGGACGCAGCCAAGACGGTCGTCGATGCGATCCCGACCGGCGCCGGCGCCCTCGCCGCGATGATCGATGGCGTGCCGTCGCTCAAGGTCTACTTCGATACCGGCAAGACCGAGCTCTCCACCGAGTTTCCGGAACGGGCCAAGACCCTGGTCGACTACCTCAAGGCCAACGGCGATACCAAGGCGGTGATCTCCGGGTTCACCGACACGACCGGCGATCCGGTGCTCAACGACGCGTTGTCGAAAAAGCGCGCCGAGGCCGTGGCCGATGCGCTCAAGTCAGCGGGTGTCGCTGAAGCCAACATCGTTCTGGAAAAGCCGGCAGCAGCCTCGACCACCGGCAACACCGACGCCGAACTGCGCCGCGTGGAAGTCGTGCTGCGGAAGTAA
- a CDS encoding BMP family ABC transporter substrate-binding protein yields MNDLNKRSLLKLAALTAVASAALVGCGKKEEAAAPAAAAPAAAPAAAAAAPAAPLNIAFAYVGPVGDGGWSFAHDNGRKALEKELGDKIKTTFVESVPESADAERVFRDMASQGNKLIFGTTFGYMEPMLKVAADNPEVKFEHATGYKTAPNMRTYDSRTYEGAYMAGIIAGGMTKTNQLGVVGSVPIPEVLRNINSFTMGAQSVNPKITTKVVWVNEWFSPPKETEAATALINGGADVLFQNTDSPAVLKTAQEKGKRAFGWDSDMTAYGPKAHLASAVINWGPYYIKTTKDALEGKWATGSSWWGVKEGAIDLVSLADDIPADIKTKVETVKAGLKDGSYSIWKGPIVGQDGKELVAAGAVADDKFLSGVNFYVKGVDGKVPGDKK; encoded by the coding sequence ATGAATGATCTGAACAAGCGTTCCCTTCTCAAGCTCGCAGCCCTGACGGCCGTGGCGTCGGCCGCGCTCGTGGGCTGTGGCAAAAAGGAAGAGGCTGCTGCACCGGCCGCTGCCGCACCGGCTGCTGCGCCGGCCGCCGCGGCTGCCGCACCTGCTGCGCCGCTGAACATCGCCTTCGCGTATGTCGGGCCGGTCGGCGACGGTGGCTGGTCGTTCGCGCACGACAACGGCCGCAAGGCGCTCGAGAAGGAACTCGGCGACAAGATCAAGACCACGTTCGTGGAGAGCGTGCCCGAGTCGGCCGACGCCGAACGCGTGTTCCGCGACATGGCGAGCCAGGGCAACAAGCTGATCTTCGGCACCACCTTCGGCTACATGGAGCCGATGCTCAAGGTCGCGGCCGACAACCCCGAAGTCAAGTTCGAACACGCGACCGGCTACAAGACCGCGCCGAACATGCGCACCTACGACAGCCGCACCTACGAAGGTGCCTACATGGCCGGCATCATCGCGGGCGGCATGACCAAGACCAACCAGCTCGGCGTCGTCGGCTCGGTGCCGATCCCCGAGGTGCTGCGCAACATCAACAGCTTCACGATGGGCGCGCAATCGGTCAATCCGAAGATCACGACCAAGGTCGTGTGGGTCAACGAATGGTTCAGCCCGCCGAAGGAAACCGAAGCGGCCACCGCGCTCATCAACGGCGGCGCCGACGTGCTGTTCCAGAACACCGACTCGCCCGCCGTGCTCAAGACCGCGCAGGAAAAAGGCAAGCGCGCGTTCGGCTGGGACTCCGACATGACGGCCTACGGCCCGAAGGCCCACCTTGCATCGGCTGTCATCAACTGGGGTCCGTACTACATCAAGACCACCAAGGACGCGCTCGAAGGCAAGTGGGCGACCGGCTCGAGTTGGTGGGGCGTGAAGGAAGGCGCGATCGACCTGGTCTCGCTGGCCGATGACATTCCGGCCGACATCAAGACGAAGGTCGAGACCGTGAAGGCCGGCCTGAAGGACGGTTCGTATTCGATCTGGAAAGGTCCGATCGTGGGCCAGGACGGCAAGGAACTCGTGGCCGCCGGCGCGGTCGCCGACGACAAGTTCCTGTCGGGCGTGAACTTCTACGTCAAGGGCGTGGACGGCAAAGTCCCAGGCGACAAGAAGTAA
- a CDS encoding ABC transporter permease, translating to MDAYALLLGSMLSAGTVLAIASLGLLINEKAGIVNLGAEGLMLCAAIAGFAVTVKTGSSWLGFAGGMVTGALLAGVFGLLVIWLNTNQYATGLALSLFGVGFSAFAGINYVQAKLPESTQYALPYLSDIPLAGPALFRHHPIVYFAVFLTFALIWFLYRTRAGLVLRSVGESPESAHALGYPVRRIRFMAVVVGGALCGLAGAYLSVVYTGLWVENMVAGKGWIALALTTFATWRPARVLLGAYLFGGVTMLGFHLQSVGVDTPSQFLNMMPYIATIVVLALISRNPAFIRINMPASIGKPFYPGS from the coding sequence ATGGACGCGTACGCACTCCTGCTGGGCTCGATGCTCAGTGCCGGCACCGTGCTGGCCATCGCCTCGCTCGGCCTGCTCATCAACGAGAAGGCCGGCATCGTCAACCTCGGTGCCGAGGGCCTGATGCTCTGCGCGGCCATCGCGGGTTTCGCCGTCACCGTGAAAACGGGGAGCAGCTGGCTCGGCTTCGCGGGCGGCATGGTGACCGGTGCGCTGCTGGCCGGCGTGTTCGGCTTGCTGGTGATCTGGCTCAACACCAACCAGTACGCGACCGGTCTTGCGCTCAGCCTGTTCGGCGTGGGCTTCTCGGCGTTCGCGGGCATCAACTACGTGCAGGCCAAGCTGCCCGAAAGCACGCAATACGCGCTGCCGTACCTGTCGGACATTCCGCTCGCGGGCCCGGCGCTGTTCCGGCACCACCCGATCGTGTATTTCGCGGTGTTCCTGACCTTCGCGCTGATCTGGTTCCTGTACCGCACGCGGGCGGGGCTCGTGCTGCGCTCGGTCGGCGAATCGCCCGAATCGGCGCATGCGCTGGGTTATCCGGTGCGGCGCATCCGCTTCATGGCCGTGGTGGTGGGCGGTGCGCTCTGCGGCCTGGCCGGCGCTTATTTGTCGGTGGTGTACACCGGCCTATGGGTCGAGAACATGGTGGCCGGCAAGGGCTGGATCGCGCTGGCACTGACCACCTTCGCCACATGGCGCCCGGCCCGTGTGCTGCTCGGCGCCTATCTGTTCGGCGGCGTCACGATGCTCGGCTTTCACCTGCAAAGCGTGGGGGTCGATACGCCGAGCCAGTTCCTGAACATGATGCCGTACATCGCGACCATCGTGGTGCTCGCGCTGATCTCGCGCAACCCGGCTTTCATTCGCATCAACATGCCGGCGTCGATCGGAAAACCGTTCTACCCCGGCTCATAA
- a CDS encoding ABC transporter permease, producing the protein MLKLEARPQLSKFWSYGSPILALLITVLIGMALFAALGKDPVKGLLVFFWEPIRSGYALGELMVKATPLLIIALGLAVCFRSNVWNIGAEGQFVIGAIAAGYVALLADKNTGPWIVPAILAAGVLGGMFWAAIVALLRDRFNANEILVSLMLVYVAVLVLGYMVAGPLKDPMGFNFPQSKNFDAVTQIPRLMKGSRVSIGLVIALGGVAALWIFLFRTRAGFAQQVGGLAPAAARYAGFSARRAVWIALLVSGGAAGLAGALEVAGPIGQLTPYVPAGYGFAAIIVAFVGRLHPVGMVFSAILMSMFYIGGELAQSRLGLPKSLTGVFQGLLLFTLLACDTLIAYRVRRKLAPRPAPLAQGTASLQASTPLTAPSVVRATQGVR; encoded by the coding sequence ATGTTGAAGCTTGAAGCACGTCCGCAACTGTCGAAGTTCTGGAGCTACGGCTCGCCGATCCTGGCGCTGCTGATCACGGTGCTGATCGGCATGGCGCTGTTCGCCGCGCTGGGCAAGGACCCCGTCAAGGGGCTGCTTGTCTTTTTCTGGGAGCCGATCCGCAGCGGCTACGCGCTGGGCGAGCTGATGGTCAAGGCGACGCCGCTGCTGATCATCGCGCTCGGTCTGGCCGTGTGCTTTCGCTCCAACGTGTGGAACATCGGTGCCGAAGGGCAGTTCGTGATCGGCGCCATCGCGGCCGGCTACGTGGCCTTGCTGGCCGACAAGAACACCGGACCCTGGATCGTGCCGGCCATTCTCGCGGCCGGCGTGCTGGGCGGCATGTTCTGGGCAGCCATCGTGGCGCTGCTGCGCGACCGCTTCAACGCCAACGAGATCCTGGTGAGCCTGATGCTGGTGTATGTCGCGGTGCTGGTGCTCGGCTACATGGTGGCCGGCCCGCTGAAAGACCCGATGGGCTTCAACTTTCCGCAGAGCAAGAACTTCGATGCGGTGACGCAGATTCCGCGGCTGATGAAGGGCTCGCGCGTGAGCATCGGCCTGGTCATCGCGCTGGGCGGCGTGGCCGCACTCTGGATCTTCCTGTTTCGTACGCGCGCCGGTTTCGCGCAACAGGTAGGTGGCCTCGCTCCGGCCGCTGCGCGCTACGCCGGTTTTTCGGCGCGGCGCGCGGTGTGGATCGCGCTGCTGGTGTCGGGTGGCGCCGCCGGCCTGGCCGGTGCGCTCGAAGTGGCCGGCCCGATCGGCCAGCTCACGCCCTACGTGCCGGCGGGCTACGGCTTCGCGGCGATCATCGTGGCCTTCGTCGGCCGGCTGCATCCGGTCGGCATGGTGTTCTCGGCGATCCTGATGAGCATGTTCTACATCGGCGGTGAACTGGCGCAATCGCGTCTCGGCCTGCCCAAGTCGCTCACCGGCGTGTTCCAGGGGTTGCTGCTGTTCACGCTGCTGGCCTGCGACACGCTGATCGCTTATCGCGTGCGGCGCAAGCTGGCGCCCCGTCCGGCGCCGCTCGCGCAGGGCACCGCATCGCTGCAAGCCAGCACCCCGCTCACAGCGCCGTCTGTCGTGCGCGCCACGCAAGGAGTCCGCTGA
- a CDS encoding ABC transporter ATP-binding protein has protein sequence MTVSRLQLANITKRYPAVVANSDVSLIVQPGETHAVLGENGAGKSTLMKIIYGSVKPDEGTVSFNGQPVNIRNPQEARALGISMVFQHFSLFDTLTVAENVWLGLDKSLALADVTKRITAKAGEYGLDIDPLRPVHTLSVGEMQRVEIIRALLTDPKLLILDEPTSVLTPQAVKKLFVVLNQLSSEGCSILYISHKLHEIRELCTACTVLRGGKVTGVCNPQNESNESLSRLMIGAEPPPLQHREVKTGAVALRVNGLRLARDDQFGVDLDGLSMEVRAGEVVGIAGVSGNGQKELLYALSGEDTRAEAPMIEMFGQPAARLRPRSRRKLGVHFVPEERLGRGAVPTLSLAHNMLLTRDNAIGKSGWIRVAALQAHAASVIQRFNVKAGGPGAAARSLSGGNLQKFIVGREIDANPKLFIVAQPTWGVDVGAAALIRGEILALRDAGCAVLVVSEELDELFEISDRLYVIAKGQLSPSVDRAAATVPQIGEWMSGLWQGAAAAREAAHVEA, from the coding sequence ATGACAGTTTCCCGACTCCAGCTTGCGAACATCACCAAACGCTATCCGGCGGTGGTCGCCAACAGCGACGTATCGCTCATCGTCCAGCCCGGAGAGACCCATGCGGTGCTGGGCGAGAACGGTGCCGGAAAATCGACGTTGATGAAGATCATCTACGGATCGGTCAAGCCCGACGAGGGCACGGTGAGCTTCAACGGGCAGCCGGTGAACATCCGCAATCCGCAGGAGGCGAGGGCACTCGGCATCAGCATGGTGTTCCAGCACTTCAGCCTGTTCGACACACTCACCGTGGCCGAGAACGTCTGGCTCGGCCTCGACAAGAGCCTCGCGCTGGCGGACGTGACGAAGCGCATCACCGCCAAGGCCGGCGAGTACGGGCTCGACATCGACCCGCTGCGCCCGGTGCACACCCTGTCGGTCGGCGAGATGCAGCGCGTCGAGATCATCCGCGCGCTGCTCACCGACCCGAAGCTGCTGATCCTCGACGAGCCGACTTCGGTGCTGACGCCGCAGGCGGTGAAGAAGCTTTTCGTCGTGCTCAACCAGCTGTCGTCCGAGGGCTGCAGCATCCTGTACATCAGCCACAAGCTGCACGAAATTCGCGAGCTCTGCACCGCCTGCACCGTGCTGCGCGGCGGCAAGGTCACCGGCGTGTGCAATCCGCAGAACGAGAGCAACGAGTCGCTCTCTCGCCTGATGATCGGTGCCGAGCCGCCGCCGCTGCAACACCGCGAAGTGAAGACGGGCGCGGTGGCGTTGCGGGTGAACGGGCTCCGGCTGGCGCGCGACGACCAGTTCGGCGTCGACCTCGACGGCCTCTCGATGGAAGTGCGTGCCGGCGAGGTCGTCGGCATCGCGGGCGTGTCGGGCAACGGGCAGAAAGAGCTGCTCTACGCGCTCTCGGGCGAAGACACGCGGGCCGAGGCCCCGATGATCGAAATGTTCGGCCAGCCCGCAGCGCGCCTGCGTCCGCGCAGCCGCCGCAAGCTCGGTGTGCATTTCGTGCCCGAGGAACGGCTGGGCCGCGGCGCGGTGCCGACGCTGAGCCTGGCCCACAACATGCTGCTGACGCGCGACAACGCGATCGGCAAGAGCGGCTGGATTCGCGTCGCCGCGCTGCAGGCGCACGCCGCCTCGGTGATCCAGCGCTTCAACGTGAAGGCCGGCGGACCGGGCGCCGCCGCGCGATCGCTGTCCGGCGGCAACCTGCAGAAGTTCATCGTCGGTCGCGAGATCGATGCGAACCCCAAGCTCTTCATCGTGGCGCAGCCGACCTGGGGCGTCGACGTCGGCGCCGCGGCGCTGATCCGAGGCGAAATCCTCGCGTTGCGCGACGCGGGCTGCGCCGTGCTGGTGGTGAGCGAGGAGCTCGACGAGCTGTTCGAAATCAGTGACCGGCTCTACGTGATCGCCAAGGGGCAGTTGTCGCCCTCGGTCGACCGCGCGGCAGCCACGGTGCCGCAAATCGGTGAATGGATGAGCGGACTCTGGCAAGGCGCCGCAGCCGCACGGGAGGCCGCACATGTTGAAGCTTGA